The Arachis hypogaea cultivar Tifrunner chromosome 14, arahy.Tifrunner.gnm2.J5K5, whole genome shotgun sequence DNA window GcattaagttaaaaaataatcGGTCAGTGTGTTCTTGCCAGTCCCAGCAACTGTCTTTGTAGCTATGATTTTTCTTAAACTACATTGGAAAACAAGTTTTCTTTCAAGATATAAAGGTTTGGGATTTTGGAACGTTGACCATGCTCTATCTTCAGTCACATCTTTTGGCATGACGGCTACTACTCAAGATGAATATAATATCAACCAGGGAATTATTCCGGGAACTTGTCTTAGAACATTCGAAAACAGAACCGGTTAGTAGTCTGAGTAAAATTCTAATAGGATTGAGAACTGCAATCTTCTCTAACCGCACTACCCTTCAACCCTTCTTTCAATCAGGATCCAATGGTCATTACAACGGTAACAACCATCTATATCTGTACTGTACAACTATTAAGCATAACAACTACATTAAATTTCTAAGATATATTCCTAAGATACAAAAACCTAATCTGGTCAAAATTACATGTTAATACATTCAAATTCTGCAAAGCATAAGATGTCACACCATAGCCATGTCCCATTGGTGGTATCATTTCAAGACGTACTTGTTTCACTTCTTACTCTTTTTATCAACTGGCGTGAACTCGCCAGTTACCCTGCCCaacataataataagaataattattTAGTAAACACAAACTATAGGAATTAACCCAAGAACCAAatagattatttttatttatctttttatggtGGGGATGAAAGGGCAGGTAGGTATGAAAGATTATAGGAAGAAAAGGATCTTTGCAATAAGAAAAGGATATTTGGATGGTTTTAGTACTCTGAGAATTAGTATTTCAACTTCTCAAAAAGCAATACTGTGCTTAATTCCAAAGAAGTTAAAAGAAGTCAGAGGTGTTACTAAGAAAGCAAGAAACAAGCTATCTGCGATGAAAAAGCTGACTAGAGCCATTAAATTTACAAGAACTTAAGGTACAAGGTATAGAGTAACCCCATTGCCACTATAAACTTATTGTAAAACCAATATCAGACTAAGCACTTAAGTATGGCTTCATCATAATCCCTGATCACGTACTCTGTTGATGAAACTTTGTTTAACTGAACAATTGGAGAATGCATGGCAGTAAAGTAATAAAGGATCAAGAGGGATAATCTTTGTACCTATTATACAACAGTAAGGCATCACCTACTGTCCCAGCGACCTTATTCCGTACCTTTCGAACACACACCTGAAACAAAGGCATAGTAGAAcatacttattttatttagtatatgAATATTAAATGATAACTTAAACTATCCACAATTTTGCTATAAACAATCAcctgaacttgatcaattggccCAGCCTCTGGATCCCGATTACGATGGAT harbors:
- the LOC112740856 gene encoding twinkle homolog protein, chloroplastic/mitochondrial-like yields the protein MLTLIKRFAQFHGCHVWFVAHPRQLHNWTGGPPNLYDISGSAHFINKCDNGIVIHRNRDPEAGPIDQVQVCVRKVRNKVAGTVGDALLLYNRVTGEFTPVDKKSKK